A single region of the Enterococcus mundtii genome encodes:
- a CDS encoding PTS lactose/cellobiose transporter subunit IIA, whose product MEDQKNLEAIMGLIMFGGNAKSDAMEAIAAAKKGDFELADAKIKDAEESLVQAHHSQTGLLTQEAQGEHMEVTLLTVHSQDHLMTSIAFTDLAKEIIDLYRRIDA is encoded by the coding sequence ATGGAAGATCAAAAAAATTTAGAAGCGATCATGGGTTTGATCATGTTCGGTGGCAACGCAAAAAGCGATGCAATGGAAGCGATTGCTGCTGCGAAAAAAGGTGACTTTGAATTAGCAGATGCAAAAATCAAAGATGCAGAAGAATCATTGGTTCAAGCGCATCATTCGCAAACAGGGTTATTAACACAAGAAGCACAAGGGGAACACATGGAAGTTACTTTGTTAACCGTTCATAGTCAAGATCATTTGATGACATCGATCGCGTTTACAGATTTAGCAAAAGAAATCATTGATCTATACCGTCGTATAGATGCTTAA
- a CDS encoding PTS sugar transporter subunit IIC: MDSFVAFMEKHFIPVASKIGAQRHLVAIRDAFMVSMPLMILGALAVMINNLPIPGFQELMNSIFGGEAWKGFGAAAWNGTFAILSVLIAFLLAYHLANGYRKDGVSAGVISLGSFFALGGALGMSSNGLFIAIIVGIISTEIFVRLSGNEKLIIKMPDGVPPAVAKAFASLLPAMITISFFALIAAIFAAFGVADIVGAFYTVVQEPFMGLANSYPSALLLAFITPFLWFFGLHGANMVDPLMQTINAPAIQANVEAIANGQSAPFIVNKPFFDSFVNLGGTGATLGLLIAIYLVGRRNKPYMVVTNLSIAPGVFNINEPTMFGLPIVLNPVMFIPFILTPMVLVTVAYFATSTGLVPAATVMPPWVTPPVIGGFLATNSLSGAVLSAVNLLISILIYLPFVKVATIQEMKKELNA; this comes from the coding sequence ATGGATAGCTTTGTAGCATTTATGGAGAAACACTTTATACCAGTCGCATCAAAAATCGGTGCACAACGCCATTTAGTGGCCATTCGTGACGCTTTTATGGTCAGTATGCCATTAATGATCTTAGGCGCTTTAGCTGTAATGATCAATAACTTACCGATCCCTGGATTCCAAGAATTGATGAATTCGATTTTTGGTGGTGAAGCATGGAAAGGATTCGGTGCGGCTGCTTGGAACGGAACGTTTGCGATTCTTTCTGTTTTGATTGCGTTCTTATTAGCTTATCATTTAGCAAACGGTTACCGTAAAGATGGCGTATCTGCTGGAGTGATTTCATTAGGTTCATTCTTCGCACTAGGCGGCGCTTTAGGTATGAGTTCAAACGGATTATTTATTGCAATTATTGTCGGAATTATTTCAACAGAGATTTTTGTTCGTTTAAGTGGAAATGAAAAATTGATCATAAAAATGCCAGACGGAGTGCCACCAGCAGTAGCAAAAGCATTTGCGTCATTATTACCAGCAATGATCACGATCTCATTTTTCGCACTAATCGCTGCGATTTTTGCAGCATTCGGTGTTGCTGATATTGTTGGCGCATTCTACACGGTGGTTCAAGAACCATTTATGGGGCTTGCTAACTCTTACCCATCTGCATTATTGCTTGCATTTATTACACCGTTCCTTTGGTTCTTCGGATTACATGGAGCAAACATGGTCGATCCATTGATGCAAACCATCAATGCGCCAGCAATCCAAGCAAACGTCGAAGCGATTGCCAACGGTCAAAGTGCACCATTTATCGTCAATAAACCTTTTTTTGACAGCTTTGTCAATTTAGGTGGTACAGGTGCGACACTAGGATTACTGATTGCGATCTATTTAGTAGGACGTAGAAACAAACCTTATATGGTCGTAACGAACTTATCGATTGCACCAGGAGTATTCAATATCAACGAACCAACAATGTTTGGTCTACCAATCGTTTTGAATCCAGTGATGTTTATTCCATTTATTTTAACACCAATGGTTTTAGTAACTGTTGCGTACTTTGCGACATCAACAGGACTTGTACCAGCAGCGACAGTAATGCCACCATGGGTAACACCACCAGTGATCGGCGGATTTTTAGCAACAAACAGTCTTTCAGGCGCAGTGTTATCTGCGGTCAACTTACTGATTTCAATTCTGATCTATCTACCATTCGTTAAAGTAGCAACGATCCAAGAAATGAAAAAAGAATTGAACGCGTAA
- a CDS encoding MmcQ/YjbR family DNA-binding protein → MNTTDIQKRIERFQVYGNTLPGARVYFREDWKTLYFDLDGKQFGMMSPEANEKALITLKHFPEKNEELRTMYPEIIIPGYYANKKHWNSIMLGKDELSDEEIEKMILISYELVLAKFAKKKQEEIKNSVIESD, encoded by the coding sequence ATGAATACAACAGATATTCAAAAAAGGATCGAACGATTCCAAGTATATGGGAACACCCTTCCAGGAGCTAGGGTATATTTTCGCGAAGATTGGAAAACGCTTTATTTTGATTTAGATGGTAAACAGTTTGGGATGATGAGTCCAGAAGCGAATGAAAAAGCATTGATCACGTTAAAACATTTCCCAGAAAAAAACGAGGAATTACGAACGATGTACCCTGAGATCATTATACCTGGTTACTATGCCAATAAGAAACATTGGAATTCGATCATGTTAGGCAAAGATGAATTGTCAGACGAGGAAATCGAGAAAATGATTTTGATTTCTTATGAATTGGTACTAGCTAAATTCGCTAAAAAGAAACAAGAAGAAATCAAAAACTCAGTGATAGAAAGTGATTGA
- a CDS encoding GNAT family N-acetyltransferase, whose translation MYQWIKLNEHPELLEETASWFSSKWGIPAEVYAESIRTGIIEKESIPQWYVILDEKGAIVGGAGVIENDFHDRPDLAPNLCTLYVEPEHRNQGLAKWILEQTREEMHRLGFKKLYLMTDHTSFYERYDCSFLTMVKEEGGTTARLYQITTTT comes from the coding sequence ATGTATCAATGGATCAAATTAAATGAACACCCAGAATTACTGGAAGAAACCGCAAGTTGGTTTTCCTCAAAGTGGGGCATTCCTGCTGAGGTTTATGCGGAAAGTATACGTACTGGAATCATCGAGAAGGAAAGTATTCCTCAATGGTATGTCATTCTCGATGAAAAAGGTGCAATCGTTGGAGGAGCAGGTGTCATCGAAAATGACTTCCACGACCGCCCAGATTTAGCACCTAATCTGTGTACTTTATATGTTGAACCGGAGCATCGGAATCAGGGATTAGCAAAATGGATATTAGAACAAACCAGAGAAGAGATGCATCGATTAGGATTCAAAAAACTTTATTTGATGACAGACCACACTTCTTTTTATGAACGATATGATTGTTCATTTTTAACTATGGTCAAGGAAGAAGGTGGAACAACTGCCCGGTTGTATCAAATCACTACAACAACATAA
- a CDS encoding YrhK family protein, translating into MPRIKRNTHDVEIGKEEDIEIRGRRFRLYFQNRYTLISLAVDLLTGIFYVLGSIALLTKIPDYYSNYLYLAGAIFLTTRPILRIVRNVFIYDEKKQRREQAKKEKHEI; encoded by the coding sequence ATGCCAAGAATCAAACGAAATACCCATGATGTCGAGATTGGCAAAGAAGAAGATATTGAGATCCGCGGACGGCGTTTTCGCTTGTATTTCCAAAATCGTTACACATTGATTTCTTTAGCGGTTGATTTACTCACAGGGATTTTTTATGTCTTAGGGAGTATTGCTTTACTCACGAAAATCCCTGATTATTACAGTAATTACTTGTATTTAGCAGGCGCCATCTTCTTGACCACTCGCCCCATCTTACGTATCGTGCGAAATGTCTTTATTTACGATGAAAAGAAACAACGAAGAGAACAAGCGAAAAAAGAGAAGCATGAGATTTGA
- a CDS encoding alcohol dehydrogenase catalytic domain-containing protein — translation MKAVTWQGKQKMEIRNVDDPKILAPTDAIIRITATAICGSDLHLYHHGESVMEKGYVVGHEPMGIVEEVGSEVKKLKKGQRVVIPFNISCGHCHFCTNHMESQCDNSNQEELYGGLFGFGKLNGNHWGGQAEYLRVPFADSTSFIVPDNDLPDEKVLFLSDILPTAYWSVANAGVKKDDTVVVLGSGPVGLFAQKFAVMAGAKRVIAVDPVKHRLDKAVRYNQIETYLLDDVNQAGDDLYELARGGADVIIDCVGMDGLEPTKEKAKNLVSLQSGTISPIQMAAKAVKKFGTVQITGVYMTPASSYPLQEFFMRNIDVKHGQAPVVHLMPKIYDMIAEGLFDPTQIITHSMPLEEAARAYEIFDKKEDKNIKVVLKP, via the coding sequence ATGAAAGCAGTCACTTGGCAAGGAAAGCAAAAAATGGAAATTAGAAATGTTGATGATCCAAAAATTTTAGCACCAACCGATGCAATCATCCGTATCACTGCGACAGCGATTTGTGGATCTGATCTCCATCTTTATCACCATGGGGAATCCGTTATGGAAAAAGGCTATGTCGTTGGACATGAACCTATGGGGATTGTTGAAGAAGTTGGTTCTGAAGTGAAAAAGTTAAAAAAAGGACAACGTGTAGTTATTCCTTTTAATATTAGTTGTGGTCATTGCCATTTTTGTACAAACCATATGGAAAGTCAGTGTGATAATTCCAATCAGGAAGAATTATACGGCGGATTATTCGGTTTTGGTAAATTGAACGGAAATCACTGGGGTGGGCAAGCAGAGTATCTTCGGGTACCTTTCGCCGACTCTACGTCATTTATCGTTCCAGATAATGATTTACCTGATGAAAAAGTTTTATTTTTATCTGATATTTTACCCACCGCTTATTGGAGCGTTGCAAATGCAGGGGTTAAAAAAGATGATACAGTCGTCGTCTTAGGTTCAGGTCCTGTTGGTTTATTTGCACAAAAATTTGCTGTGATGGCAGGAGCAAAACGTGTCATTGCGGTCGATCCAGTCAAACACCGATTAGACAAAGCAGTCCGCTATAATCAAATCGAAACCTATCTATTAGACGATGTGAACCAAGCCGGAGATGATTTATATGAGTTAGCTCGTGGCGGTGCAGATGTCATCATTGATTGTGTCGGAATGGATGGTTTAGAGCCAACAAAAGAAAAAGCTAAAAATTTAGTTAGCTTACAAAGTGGAACGATCTCACCTATCCAAATGGCTGCTAAAGCGGTCAAAAAATTTGGTACAGTGCAAATCACTGGTGTTTATATGACACCTGCTTCTTCCTATCCACTTCAAGAATTCTTTATGCGCAATATTGACGTCAAACATGGGCAAGCACCAGTTGTCCATTTGATGCCAAAAATTTATGACATGATTGCAGAAGGACTGTTTGATCCAACTCAAATCATCACTCATTCGATGCCGTTAGAAGAAGCGGCTCGAGCATACGAGATTTTTGATAAAAAAGAAGATAAAAATATCAAAGTTGTCTTGAAACCGTAG
- a CDS encoding oleate hydratase, translating into MQKKKAIMIGAGIANMAAAVYLIQEGKWRGDQITFYSLDDHGSNDGAPVDTVTDEYWNKNHPLENQKGYVARGGRMLNYRTYVDLMDLLSRIPSATEPGMTAEEDTRDFDAKHPTFDKARLLEGGKGIVDGGKLGFNNKDRVLLTKLIAMPDSEEEKLDNVTIAEYFKDDPHFFETNFWFMWETTFAFRTRSSAQELRRYMHQMIYEFTQIEHLVGVNRTRYNQYESIMLPLINYLKEQGCKIILNRRVVDWEFKETAMQDEITVTGLKMINTKTQEEEHVVVDGDTGVLFTNGSITDSATLGDYETPAEENMDYGAASSLWKKASEKFYNLGNPDKFFADRDASEWVSFTLTTKNHVLLNEITRITTQEPGNALNSFISTTPITPLGQKDVNMSIVVHHQPHFTSQKPNETVIWGYFLYPRRRGEFVDKEYIKMNGKEMLEELLGQLSKVDPGPVNIREKETEIYDSVINNIPVYMPYASALFNNRAKSDRPKVIPKHSTNLAFTGEFVEQPYQMIFTEQSAVRSGEIAAFHFAGIPMSRLVKTPRYDKDIPTLMRAAKKMFD; encoded by the coding sequence ATGCAAAAAAAGAAAGCAATTATGATTGGTGCAGGAATCGCGAATATGGCAGCTGCTGTTTATTTGATCCAAGAAGGCAAATGGCGTGGAGATCAAATCACTTTCTACTCCTTAGATGACCATGGATCAAATGATGGCGCTCCTGTGGACACAGTGACTGATGAATATTGGAACAAAAATCACCCATTAGAAAATCAAAAAGGCTACGTTGCACGTGGTGGACGTATGCTGAATTACCGTACGTATGTCGATTTGATGGATCTACTCAGTCGTATCCCTTCTGCCACAGAACCGGGCATGACAGCCGAAGAAGATACACGAGATTTCGATGCCAAACATCCGACATTTGATAAAGCTCGCTTATTGGAAGGTGGCAAGGGAATCGTTGATGGCGGTAAATTAGGCTTCAATAATAAAGATCGCGTATTATTAACGAAACTAATCGCCATGCCTGATTCAGAAGAAGAAAAATTAGATAATGTGACGATTGCTGAGTATTTCAAAGATGATCCCCATTTCTTTGAAACAAACTTCTGGTTTATGTGGGAAACGACTTTTGCTTTTCGAACACGTAGTTCTGCACAAGAATTACGTCGCTATATGCACCAAATGATTTATGAGTTTACTCAAATCGAGCATTTAGTTGGGGTCAATCGAACACGCTATAATCAATACGAAAGTATTATGTTGCCACTGATCAATTATTTGAAAGAACAAGGTTGTAAAATCATTTTGAATCGTCGTGTCGTTGACTGGGAATTCAAAGAAACAGCGATGCAAGATGAAATCACTGTGACTGGCTTGAAGATGATCAATACAAAAACACAAGAAGAAGAACATGTCGTTGTTGATGGAGATACTGGCGTATTATTTACAAATGGTTCGATCACTGATTCGGCAACACTTGGCGACTACGAAACACCCGCAGAGGAAAATATGGATTACGGTGCTGCTTCGAGTTTGTGGAAAAAAGCCAGTGAAAAATTCTACAATTTAGGCAATCCAGATAAATTTTTCGCAGATCGTGATGCAAGTGAATGGGTCAGCTTTACGTTGACAACGAAAAATCATGTGTTGCTAAATGAGATCACACGTATCACGACACAAGAACCAGGTAATGCGTTGAATTCATTTATTTCAACAACACCGATTACCCCACTTGGTCAAAAAGATGTCAATATGTCTATCGTCGTGCATCACCAACCGCATTTCACTTCACAAAAACCGAATGAAACAGTGATTTGGGGCTACTTCTTGTATCCAAGACGTCGTGGTGAATTTGTCGACAAAGAGTATATTAAAATGAACGGAAAAGAAATGTTAGAAGAATTACTTGGTCAGCTTTCAAAAGTTGATCCTGGTCCAGTAAACATTCGCGAAAAAGAAACCGAAATCTACGATAGTGTCATCAATAATATTCCAGTTTACATGCCATATGCTTCTGCCTTATTTAACAATCGTGCGAAAAGTGATCGACCAAAAGTCATTCCTAAACATTCAACAAACCTTGCCTTTACTGGTGAGTTCGTTGAACAGCCTTATCAAATGATCTTTACCGAACAAAGTGCTGTTCGTTCAGGAGAAATTGCGGCATTCCATTTTGCAGGTATTCCAATGTCACGTTTGGTGAAAACACCACGTTATGACAAAGATATCCCTACGTTGATGCGTGCAGCGAAAAAAATGTTTGATTGA
- the cas9 gene encoding type II CRISPR RNA-guided endonuclease Cas9 (Cas9, originally named Csn1, is the large, multifunctional signature protein of type II CRISPR/Cas systems. It is well known even to general audiences because its RNA-guided endonuclease activity has made it a popular tool for custom editing of eukaryotic genomes.), which yields MEKEYTIGLDIGTNSVGWAVLTDDYRLVARKMSIQGDSNRKKIKKNFWGARLFEEGKTAQFRRIKRTNRRRIARRRQRVLALQDIFAEEIHKKDPNFFARLEEGDRVEADKRFAKFPVFATLSEEKNYHRQYPTIYHLRHDLANSKEQADIRLVYLAIAHCLKYRGHFLFEGELDTENTSVTENYQQFLQAYQQFFPEPIGDLDDAVPILTERLSKAKRVEKVLAYYPSEKSTGNFAQFLKLMVGNQANFKKTFDLEEEMKLNFTRDCYEEDLNELLEKTSDDYAELFLKAKGVYDAILLSQILSKSDDETKAKLSANMKLRFEEHQRDLKQLKELVRRDLPKKYDDSFKNRSKNGYAGYVKGKATQEDFYKFLRTELAGLEESQSIMEKIDLEIYLLKQRTFANGVIPHQIHLVEMREIMDRQKRFYPFLKGAQGKIEKLLTFRIPYYVGPLAQEGQSPFAWIKRKSPSQITPWNFAEVVDKENSAIEFIERMTNQDTYLPKEKVLPKQSLIYQRFMIFNELTKVSYTDERGKSHYFSSEQKRKIFNELFKQHPRVTEKQLRKFLELNEQIDSTEIKGIETSFNASYSTYHDLLKLSDQMDTLLDDPDMTTMFEEIIKILTIFEDREMIREQLKPYETVLGLPAIKKLAKKHYTGWGRLSEKMIQGMREKQSRKTILDYLIDDDDFPCNRNRNFMQLINDDHLSFKETIANELIMSDSNVLLDQVKAIPGSPAVKKGIWQSIKIVEEIIGIIGKAPKNIVIEMARENQRTSRSRPRLKALEEALKNIDSPLLKDYPTDNQALQKDRLYLYYLQNGKDMYTGEPLEIHRLSEYDIDHIIPRSFIVDNSLDNKVLVSSKVNRGKLDNAPDPLVVKRMRSHWEKLHQAKLISDKKLANLTKQNLTEADKARFIQRQLVETRQITKHVANLLHQHFNLPEEVSATEKTSIITLKSTLTSQFRQMFDIYKVREINHHHHAHDAYLNGVVAMTLLKKYPKLAPEFVYGSYIKGDINQINKATAKKEFYSNIMKFFESEEIICDEQGEVIWNKKRDLSTIKKTIGAHQVNIVKKVEKQKGGFYKETINSKANPEKLIPRKASLDPLKYGGYGSPLVAYTVIFIFEKGKQKKVTKGIEGITVMEQLRFEQDPREFLKTKGYEGVKQWLILPKYILFEAQGGYRRMIASHQETQKANSLILPENLVTLLYHARHYDEINHKVSFDYVNAHKEGFNDIFDFISDFGVRYILAPQHLEKIKVAYEKNKEVDLKEMIDAILSLLKFTLFGASVEFKFFDIKILKRYKSLTDIWEATIIYQSVTGLYERRVEVRKLWDGERL from the coding sequence ATGGAAAAAGAGTATACGATTGGATTAGATATTGGGACAAATTCGGTTGGATGGGCAGTGTTGACGGATGATTATCGATTAGTCGCAAGAAAAATGAGTATTCAAGGAGACTCGAATAGAAAGAAAATAAAAAAGAATTTTTGGGGTGCACGTTTATTCGAAGAAGGTAAAACTGCACAATTTCGACGGATCAAACGAACGAACCGTCGTAGGATCGCACGAAGACGTCAAAGAGTTTTAGCATTACAAGATATTTTTGCAGAAGAGATACATAAAAAAGATCCCAATTTTTTTGCTCGGCTAGAAGAAGGAGATCGTGTGGAAGCAGACAAACGATTTGCTAAGTTTCCTGTTTTTGCTACATTGTCGGAGGAAAAAAATTATCATCGTCAATATCCGACCATCTACCATTTGAGGCATGATCTAGCAAACTCAAAAGAACAAGCAGATATTCGTTTAGTGTACTTAGCGATTGCCCATTGCTTGAAGTACAGAGGGCACTTTTTGTTTGAAGGAGAATTAGATACTGAAAATACCTCGGTAACCGAAAATTATCAGCAATTTTTACAAGCATACCAACAGTTCTTTCCAGAACCTATAGGAGATTTGGATGATGCTGTCCCTATTTTGACAGAGCGGCTATCTAAGGCAAAACGAGTGGAAAAAGTATTAGCTTATTATCCATCTGAAAAAAGTACTGGAAATTTTGCTCAATTCCTTAAACTAATGGTCGGAAATCAAGCAAATTTTAAAAAGACGTTTGATTTAGAAGAAGAAATGAAGTTGAATTTTACTCGTGATTGTTATGAAGAGGATTTAAATGAACTGCTAGAAAAAACAAGTGACGATTATGCAGAATTATTTTTAAAAGCGAAGGGTGTGTATGATGCGATTTTACTTTCGCAAATCCTTTCTAAGTCAGATGATGAAACGAAAGCTAAGTTGTCTGCGAATATGAAGTTGCGCTTTGAAGAGCACCAACGAGACCTTAAACAATTAAAAGAACTAGTCCGTAGAGACTTACCTAAAAAGTACGATGATTCCTTTAAGAATCGCAGTAAGAATGGATACGCTGGGTATGTCAAGGGGAAAGCGACACAAGAAGATTTTTATAAATTTCTAAGAACAGAACTAGCTGGATTAGAGGAAAGCCAATCAATCATGGAAAAAATTGATCTAGAGATCTATCTATTGAAACAACGTACCTTTGCAAATGGGGTGATTCCTCATCAAATCCATTTAGTTGAAATGAGAGAAATTATGGATCGGCAGAAACGTTTTTATCCTTTTCTAAAAGGGGCACAAGGAAAAATCGAGAAACTACTGACGTTTCGAATCCCATATTACGTAGGACCGTTGGCACAAGAAGGTCAAAGTCCTTTCGCTTGGATCAAACGTAAGAGTCCGAGCCAAATCACTCCATGGAATTTTGCAGAAGTGGTTGATAAAGAAAATTCAGCCATTGAATTTATTGAGCGAATGACAAATCAAGATACGTATTTACCAAAGGAAAAAGTTTTACCAAAACAAAGTTTGATTTATCAAAGATTCATGATCTTCAATGAATTGACAAAAGTCAGTTATACGGATGAACGTGGCAAATCTCACTATTTTTCAAGTGAACAAAAACGCAAGATTTTTAACGAGTTGTTCAAGCAACATCCAAGAGTAACAGAAAAACAATTGAGGAAATTTTTAGAGTTGAACGAGCAGATCGATTCAACTGAAATCAAAGGAATTGAAACGTCATTCAATGCTTCTTATAGCACCTATCATGATTTGTTGAAATTATCAGATCAGATGGATACATTATTAGATGATCCCGATATGACAACGATGTTTGAAGAAATTATCAAAATTTTGACGATTTTTGAAGACAGAGAAATGATTAGGGAACAACTGAAACCGTACGAAACTGTCTTAGGTCTTCCAGCTATCAAGAAATTAGCAAAAAAACATTATACTGGTTGGGGACGGCTATCGGAAAAAATGATCCAAGGAATGCGAGAGAAGCAGTCCCGGAAAACCATTCTTGATTATTTGATCGATGATGATGATTTTCCTTGCAATCGTAATCGAAATTTCATGCAACTAATCAATGATGATCATCTTTCGTTTAAAGAAACGATTGCTAATGAATTGATCATGAGCGACTCAAACGTATTGCTTGATCAAGTGAAGGCTATCCCAGGAAGTCCTGCGGTCAAAAAAGGGATTTGGCAAAGTATCAAAATCGTCGAAGAAATCATTGGTATCATCGGTAAGGCACCTAAGAACATAGTGATTGAAATGGCACGTGAGAATCAAAGAACAAGCCGTTCAAGACCCCGCTTAAAAGCCTTAGAAGAAGCATTGAAGAATATCGACAGTCCATTGTTGAAAGACTATCCAACAGATAATCAAGCGCTACAAAAAGATCGACTGTATTTATATTATTTGCAAAATGGAAAAGATATGTATACAGGTGAACCACTAGAGATTCATCGTTTATCAGAATATGATATTGACCATATTATTCCTAGAAGTTTTATTGTTGATAATTCTTTAGATAATAAGGTCCTAGTTTCATCAAAAGTCAATCGTGGAAAGTTAGATAATGCCCCGGACCCACTTGTTGTCAAAAGAATGCGATCACATTGGGAAAAGCTACATCAAGCAAAATTGATCAGTGACAAAAAACTAGCCAATCTTACAAAACAAAATCTGACCGAGGCAGACAAGGCAAGATTTATCCAACGCCAGTTAGTCGAAACAAGACAGATAACGAAACATGTTGCCAATCTGTTACATCAGCATTTTAATTTACCAGAAGAAGTAAGTGCGACTGAGAAAACAAGTATCATTACCTTGAAATCAACGTTGACAAGCCAATTCCGTCAGATGTTCGATATTTATAAGGTGAGAGAGATCAATCATCACCACCATGCCCACGACGCTTATTTAAACGGAGTAGTCGCAATGACTTTACTAAAAAAATATCCTAAGTTGGCACCAGAATTTGTCTACGGAAGTTATATCAAAGGGGATATCAACCAGATCAATAAAGCAACTGCAAAAAAAGAATTCTATTCTAATATCATGAAATTTTTTGAAAGTGAAGAAATCATTTGTGATGAGCAAGGTGAAGTGATTTGGAATAAAAAACGTGATCTCTCAACAATCAAGAAGACGATTGGCGCACACCAAGTGAATATCGTTAAGAAAGTAGAAAAACAAAAAGGTGGATTCTATAAGGAAACAATTAATTCAAAAGCGAATCCAGAAAAACTAATTCCAAGAAAAGCATCATTAGATCCTTTGAAATATGGTGGCTATGGTAGCCCACTTGTGGCATATACGGTGATTTTTATCTTTGAAAAAGGAAAACAGAAGAAGGTAACCAAAGGAATCGAAGGAATTACCGTTATGGAACAATTGAGATTCGAACAAGACCCACGAGAGTTTCTAAAAACAAAAGGCTATGAGGGCGTAAAACAATGGCTGATATTGCCTAAATATATATTATTCGAAGCACAAGGTGGATATCGGAGAATGATTGCGAGTCATCAAGAAACGCAAAAAGCTAACTCATTGATTTTACCTGAAAATCTAGTTACATTGCTTTATCATGCAAGACATTACGATGAAATCAATCATAAAGTGAGTTTTGATTATGTCAATGCGCATAAAGAAGGGTTTAATGACATTTTTGATTTTATCTCTGACTTTGGGGTGCGTTATATTTTGGCTCCTCAACATCTTGAAAAAATAAAAGTTGCCTATGAAAAAAATAAAGAGGTAGATCTGAAAGAAATGATAGATGCTATTTTATCTTTATTGAAATTTACGTTATTTGGTGCTTCTGTTGAGTTTAAGTTTTTTGATATTAAGATATTAAAAAGATATAAGAGTTTGACCGACATTTGGGAAGCAACCATTATCTACCAATCGGTTACTGGATTATATGAAAGGCGAGTGGAGGTAAGGAAGTTATGGGATGGAGAACGCTTGTAA